The following DNA comes from Cellulophaga sp. HaHa_2_95.
ATAAATGAAAAGGTAGTTTACTACGCTGGTTTTGGTTGGAAAGAGAGTGGTCAGTTTAAAACAAAAGAAGCATGGGAGCAGCATTTAAATAGTGTTTCTGAAAAAATAAATAACCCATTAATCGTTCGTAAAGAGTAACAGCTAATCATTTTTGAATAATAATAGAAAACCCTGTAACGTTTTGTTACAGGGTTTTTTAGTTTTAGGAACTAAGAGCGATAAAAGAGCTGTTAGCTAATTATTTTTAGGTCTGTTTATTCTATAGATCAAACAATCTAGGTAAAAACATAGATATTTCAGGAATGTATAAGACCAGTAATAACACAATCACCATTATTGCTAGAAAGGGCAATAAGGGTTTAATTACTTGCGATACGGATATTTTGGCAACGCCACTACCCACAAAGAGAATAGTTCCAACAGGGGGAGTACATAATCCAATACAAAGGTTTAATACCATGACGATTCCAAAATGAACAGGATCCATACCTAAAGCTACGACTACAGGTAAGAAAATGGGTGTAAAGATGAGTACGGCAGGAGTAATATCCATAAACGTACCAACAATTAATAGGATAATATTGATCACTAAAAAGATGACAAACTTATTGCTAAATTGTTCTAGTAGAAAGTTACTCATAAGTTCAGGCACACTTTCAAAAGAAAACAACCATGACATCGCCATAGAAGTACAAATTAAGAACATAACTACCGCGGTAGTTTTGGCACTGGTCAATAATACACTAGGAAAATCTTTTACACGAATATCACCATAAATTAAAGCAAGAATTGCAGCGTATAAAACAGCAATTACGGATGCTTCTGTTGCGGTAAAAACTCCTGCAACAATACCTCCAACAACAATGAAAAGTAAAAGAAGGCTAAAGAAAGCCTTTCTAAAATACGTCCAGATTTCTTTTAATGGAGCTCTTTGTTCTTTTGAGAATTTTCTGCGGATAGCCACAAATGCAACGTAACCCATTAATGCTAGACCTAGCAATATTCCAGGTAAATAACCTGCAATAAATAAGGCAGCTACAGAGGCAGTACCGCCACTAGCTAAAGCATAAACAATTAAAATGTTACTGGGTGGAATTAGAAGCCCGGTAGTAGATGAGGTAATATTTACCGAAGCACTAAACTCTCTTGGGTATCCTTCCTCTTCCATTCTGTCTGTCATGATACTACCAATAGCTGAGGTTGCCGCAATAGCAGAACCAGATATGGCGCCAAATAACATAGACGCCAATACGTTCACATACGCTAGACCACCAGGTAAACTAGCAACTAATGATTTTGCAAAGTTGATAAGTCTATTGGCAATACCACCTCTTTTCATGATTTCACCTGCCAAAACAAAGAACGGAATGGCAAGTAATGCAAAACTATCAATACCGGTAATCATTCTTTGGGCTATGGTGGTGATGCCTGGTAAACTATCAATATTCAGGAGTAAACTAATGGTGGTAGAAATGCCAATAGAAAAAGCGACAGGCACTTTAAGCATTAATAAAATGAAAAAACTAACAAATAATACGATGATACTTATCACTTCAATACTCATAATTATTCGGTTATTTGGTTAGAATTAATTTTAGCTATGTGGTAGATAGAAAAACACATCATAAGCAATCCGCTAAAGGGGAAAATGCTATATACATATCCCAAAGGTATACGTAAGGTCCCCGAAAGTTGCTCTAAATCTAGGGTAGTATAGACTAAATTAAATCCGCCAATGACCATAACAATTAACGCGAATAAGAAGACACATACTTCAATTAAGAGCAGCACTTTTTTCTTTTTAGCCGATGAGAATTTTTGGTATAAAAAGTCCATCGATAAATGTTCTCTTTTTGCACTTAAATAAGCAGCTCCTAATATGGCAAGCCATATCAAAGAAAAGCGGGCAAATTCTTCGGTCCAAGAGAAGGACCTGTTTAAAAGGTATCTTGAGAATACCTGCCATAAAACGTCTAAAACTAATAATGCAAAAATAAAGATCAAAAGTACTTCCATTATTTTGCAAGTATTTTTAAAAAGGGTATCTAATCTATTCATCATTAGTTCTTTTTTATTTGTTCAATTAAGCTTGATAAATCAGGATTTTCCTTTTCAAATTCTTCTAAAACGGATTTAGATTTTTCAGCAAATAAAGATTTTTCAGGAATGATAATTTCTACACCAGCCTCCGTTGCTATTTTCATAGATTCTTCTACGGAATCATTCCAATATTTTTTTTCAGCTTCAGAAGATTCTTCGGCCGCTTCTTGTACCCATATTTTTTCTTGATCTGTTAACTTCTCCCAATATTTGGTACTTATTAAAAGTACATCTGGTACGGCAGAATGTTGATCTAAAGTATAGTATTTACTGACTTCAAAATGGTTAGAAGAAACAAAGGATGGTGGGTTGTTTTCTGCGCCATCCACAACACCTTGTTGTATTGCAGTATACAGTTCTCCGTAAGCCATTGGCGTAGCAGAACCTCCCATAGCATTCACCATATTAATAGCCATTTGGTTGTTCATTACACGAATTTTTAAGCCTTTTAAATCATCAGGAGTTCTAATGGCTTTATTACTCGTGTAGAAACTACGACTTCCTGCATCATAATAACATAAACCACGTAAATAGAATTTACTTCCCTTTTCTAAAATAGATTTGCCGATGGGACCTTCTAAAACATCAAATTGATGTTCTTTATCTCGAAACAAATAAGGAATACCCAGTACATGATATTCTGGGACAAAATTAGACATGGTGGCAGCACTAACTTTGGTGATAGCCACACTACCAATTTGTAATAACTCTAATACCTCGCGTTCAGATCCTAATTGACCATCAGGAAATATTTTAATCTTTAAAGTGCCATTAGATTTTTTGTCTAAAGACTCTTGGAATTTTAGAATCCCTTTGTGTACCGGATGTGTTTGAGGTAGGGTATGCGCTAAATAAAGTGTTTTAGTTCCAGACTCTTCTTTACACGATGTGATAAATAAAGCGAAAACAACCCAGAGTAGTGTATAGTATTTCATGATGTTTAGTTGAATTTAAAATAATTTACCGCGTTGTTATAGCAAATATCCTGGACCATTTTGCCTAAAAAGTTTAAATCATCAGGTACTAAGCCTTTGCGTACATCTTCGGCAAGTAAATCACATAAAATACGTCTAAAGTATTCGTGTCTTGGAAAAGATAAGAAACTTCTACTATCCGTAAGCATTCCTACAAATCTGCTTAATAATCCCATATTAGAAAGCGCATTCATTTGCTTTTCC
Coding sequences within:
- a CDS encoding TRAP transporter large permease, translated to MSIEVISIIVLFVSFFILLMLKVPVAFSIGISTTISLLLNIDSLPGITTIAQRMITGIDSFALLAIPFFVLAGEIMKRGGIANRLINFAKSLVASLPGGLAYVNVLASMLFGAISGSAIAATSAIGSIMTDRMEEEGYPREFSASVNITSSTTGLLIPPSNILIVYALASGGTASVAALFIAGYLPGILLGLALMGYVAFVAIRRKFSKEQRAPLKEIWTYFRKAFFSLLLLFIVVGGIVAGVFTATEASVIAVLYAAILALIYGDIRVKDFPSVLLTSAKTTAVVMFLICTSMAMSWLFSFESVPELMSNFLLEQFSNKFVIFLVINIILLIVGTFMDITPAVLIFTPIFLPVVVALGMDPVHFGIVMVLNLCIGLCTPPVGTILFVGSGVAKISVSQVIKPLLPFLAIMVIVLLLVLYIPEISMFLPRLFDL
- a CDS encoding TRAP transporter substrate-binding protein, with the protein product MKYYTLLWVVFALFITSCKEESGTKTLYLAHTLPQTHPVHKGILKFQESLDKKSNGTLKIKIFPDGQLGSEREVLELLQIGSVAITKVSAATMSNFVPEYHVLGIPYLFRDKEHQFDVLEGPIGKSILEKGSKFYLRGLCYYDAGSRSFYTSNKAIRTPDDLKGLKIRVMNNQMAINMVNAMGGSATPMAYGELYTAIQQGVVDGAENNPPSFVSSNHFEVSKYYTLDQHSAVPDVLLISTKYWEKLTDQEKIWVQEAAEESSEAEKKYWNDSVEESMKIATEAGVEIIIPEKSLFAEKSKSVLEEFEKENPDLSSLIEQIKKN
- a CDS encoding TRAP transporter small permease → MMNRLDTLFKNTCKIMEVLLIFIFALLVLDVLWQVFSRYLLNRSFSWTEEFARFSLIWLAILGAAYLSAKREHLSMDFLYQKFSSAKKKKVLLLIEVCVFLFALIVMVIGGFNLVYTTLDLEQLSGTLRIPLGYVYSIFPFSGLLMMCFSIYHIAKINSNQITE